atgttattaaaaaatatattaaacaaatgaaaatagcaatagtaataattagaagaaattgaagttactcaaaataataataataacaataataagtcAATGCACATTactaattgaataaaaaaatttaatgtatatataaattaaatatctcaatcttcaattttttttattaattcatcttttctaatttaatttaattatttcttaaccaaaattatatatctttttctgattttctgtttaaaaaaacacatatattaacaaaatatgttattaaaaaacatatgaaacaaaagaagttgaagcttactctaaatataataataataacaaatttgcaattgaaaattatttgttaaatttttaatttctaatcgaaccaattcttgtttttttttcttttgccataaacattaattttttttattcaattaccGATGTGCATTGGTGGCTACAagtgttattttcttttttttgtatcgAATTTGATGCTTTGGTCGCCTAAGATTCtttgagatttaaattgaATCAAAACCGAACCACATATGCGGTTAGGTTTTGATTCGGTTTAACACAAACGCAAGGTTCAGTTCGGTTtcatatcatatttttttgcattttgcgGTTTGGTGTGGTTTTAGCTTAAAATTGAACCGAACCAAACTGTGAACACCCTTACGAaccaagaaatcaaaattgaatcaaatgaagaagttgaatAAATGCAATgcttgaaaattgaaaagttatttgGACAACCCaaaatcaaaaaattaaatgtttaaagatttatgtatttatttattatagtaGTTGaaatgacataaaataaaattaaatgtcgtgacattttatttaatattttaattaatataaatagagTTGTAATTTCcacattttttacatttttaaagtaaaaatttagatgataaaatctgaaaattctaaaatgtaaaattttgttcttgtgatagaaaataagaatattttgAGCATTCAAGTAAGAATTGATTTACCTTACTTGTGGAGTGGTTTGAAGATCGAgagttttaaaacttttgatgcatataagtttattattatgatgGATCAATTCATAATTGATTAGAACAATGAGCACAAAAATTGGTAGCAAGTTAATGTAACTCAATGGTTCATGCAATTGTCATGCAACCAACAAGAAAATTACCCAACAAATCAAAGTTATCAACCTACCCTTCATAAAGCATCGACTATATGACAATTCAAAGTTGAAACCCGACAATACAATCATTTAGTTAAAATCCTCACAAATGCcataaatcaaatgaaatcTTAGGAATCCAAGCTAGAAATTGTATCTTAGTCTCTCATCTAGATGTGGTGAATGGTGAAGGAATGTTCAAGTACTTAAACAAAGCAGTGAAAGTTGGAGAGAAATCATGTTTTGGTTGGttcaaatcaagaaaataaattgaccTAGGTGGCcgaaatcaaatatataaaagcgCTATAACGCTGACAGAAATTCTTGCATGGACAAACATAAGAGCGTTGTGGCGCTATGTGCATTTAATGAGCAGTAAGGTTAGTTCCTTACAGTCTTGTAAGAAGTCATGACAGCAAGGCAGAGACCGCAAATTGGCCTCTTGTTGCTCCTTGGTTTCCAGTTAATGCATATTGACTTCGTCTTCACCCAATTGAACTCCAATTTCACACAAATATTGAATTCTACCCTTCATTAGCTCACAGTCTACAAAGTAGCAAAATAGAAACGTAAAATCATACAACTTTATGTATTAAGCAAGGTTAGCTAACACATTTTCGATGCTATCAGTTAGTAATTTTAGTGATCAAAAGAAATAACTACTATATTAAAAGAGGTTACGTAGGGAGAatattttatatgaatttCCATATTTTCCTGCATCCAATGATTATTACTAtgattattacttttttagtGTTGCCTTTCATGAGTAAAGGTGACTCAGATAGCAAATGTGATATTTAGAGTGATTGATGTCAACAAAACTTTGAGATAGAATAGAAAAGATATTATTTGGATGCATCTATTAACAATAGGTTTTCTAGGATGCATTGAAATAGTACGTGAAAGATGCATgtgtaaaacaaaaaacaaaataaataattgcactattctacttaaaaaaataatttaatgagatccaaaatttagagaaaatgcAAATGAACGTATTAATTAATACGATGAAACAATACACTATTTTGTGAAACttggtaatatatataattattcacacttttttttgtaaaatcatgagtgtgactttttttttaatctttatcttaaatagttttctttattattattggaaaCGAAAACccttaataaaatattgtattacataaagaaaaatataatgtgtTCATAAgtagtgaaaataaaattggtaatttgttatttaattgatggaaattaaaaaaaaatgtaaatcttCATTGTTATGATTTGGTTTCTTTGTGTTTGGCTAGGTATTTTGGTCATTTGATATTTTCCAGAAATTTTCCACCATTGTGAAATGTGAAGAAGGTGGATAAACATCATATTTTGAACGTCACTTACCTAATCTCAAAAcacttttgtcattttccaaaagaaaatataaaatttactatttcaCTCCACAATCCTactatataatatgaaaacatgtaaCAAGTGAAAGTGATACACcatcataataaaaaaaataaaaacctagAGAATCAATATCTCTTTCTCATTAAAAGCtatgttcctttttttttacacttttttggGACACTTGTAAAGTAAGATGCACAATAATGAACAAGTGGGGTTTGCAAAAGTTGCAAAACTAGCAACTTTGCTTTGTACACAAGTTactttagaaaagaaagaaagaaaaaaaaaagaaaagaaaaacctgcAGATTTTGCTTCTTATGCTTATCAACATGGTAAAAACCTGAAAATGCAAGCTGATCAACGAAGGAAGTTCTTTTTTGGGTCAGCTTTTAAAAGGCAACCTACTTCTCTGGGTGATACCCTTCATTAAGAGAAGCTTGAATGAACTCCTCGAATTCAGCTTCCATGGTACGGAGTTCTTCATTCGCATCAAGATCGAACGCTTCTGGAAGGAATTCAGCAATGTCATTGCTGAAATCATCTTCGCCTTCACCATCTATGTAGAAGTCGCTCTCTTCTTGGTGTTGGCTCAGCCAGTAATCACGGTACCATGTCGAGGTTGTCACCAGTTGCCACCATTGTGGGGAGAAATCCTCCACCTGGTATGCGGCTGGGATGAAAAGCGGGGCGTTCGGGTTTAGCTTTGAACTTCCTTCAACAGATGCTAGAGCCATTGTTTTGGAATGTAGTTATACAACTGATCTACGGACCTTTagaacaacaaacaaaatcaaccatcaacaaaatatagaaCATGGAGGACAAACTTCAACAAATGAGAAAAGTAGAGCAATCTATTTCATTCTGTTCATAAAACTTGCTTAAACCCagtttgataatcatttggTTCTCAAAATCATGCATAAAAGATTGGATTTACGAGATTctaaagaataaattattttagttttcaaaacttcgtgtttgtaagcttaaaacaaaaactaaacgAATAAGTATTTAAGAACAAATCCGATTCCAGTCATACAGatcaatcaaatcaaaacctAAGTGCATTCTTCTTCTGATCCAAACTAGGATTCAACCATATCGAAGTCACCGAAATTTACATGATGAAACCCTAGTATAGAAAcgaaacaataacaatatttcGGATCTGACAGATCAGAAATCCCGATGAACAAAAGAGAAGGCGTAATTGAAACTCCAATCTAGATAAATcgaatcaaaatttcaaacatacgaaaaaaaaaaaagaaagaaattccCCTGTCCGCAAAGATTTCCAAACCCGGCTCCAGAAATCAGATCGCAAAGAAAACAAGGAAGAACAAGTAGATTTAAACATTGTTGAACGAATGAAAACCACACAGATCGCAGATcaagaaatgaaaggaaacCACAACCCGatccaattaaaaaaaaaaaaaaaaaaaaaaaa
This is a stretch of genomic DNA from Cucumis sativus cultivar 9930 chromosome 4, Cucumber_9930_V3, whole genome shotgun sequence. It encodes these proteins:
- the LOC101213704 gene encoding protein EARLY RESPONSIVE TO DEHYDRATION 15-like, translated to MALASVEGSSKLNPNAPLFIPAAYQVEDFSPQWWQLVTTSTWYRDYWLSQHQEESDFYIDGEGEDDFSNDIAEFLPEAFDLDANEELRTMEAEFEEFIQASLNEGYHPEK